One Qiania dongpingensis genomic window carries:
- a CDS encoding O-methyltransferase, whose protein sequence is MIIDERTITYINSLERGDSEICNAIAKEAAASLVPIIRKETASLLKTLVAIRRPEKILEVGTATGYSALLMSEHMPEGCTITTIEKYEKRIPVARENFRRAGKEEVITLLTGDAAEVLRTLEPPFDFIFMDAAKGQYIHFLDEVLRLLPVGGVLVSDNVLQDGDVIESRYAVTRRNRTIHARMREYLYALKHMDCLETAVIPIGDGVTVSTKLL, encoded by the coding sequence ATGATCATAGATGAAAGAACGATCACATATATCAATTCTTTAGAACGGGGAGACAGCGAGATCTGCAATGCGATCGCAAAGGAGGCGGCTGCCTCTCTTGTTCCTATTATCCGGAAGGAGACGGCGAGCCTGTTAAAAACACTTGTGGCTATCCGGCGCCCGGAGAAGATATTGGAGGTAGGGACAGCCACCGGCTATTCCGCTCTTTTGATGAGCGAACATATGCCGGAGGGCTGTACGATCACGACGATCGAGAAATATGAAAAGCGGATTCCAGTTGCCAGAGAGAACTTTCGCCGGGCCGGAAAGGAAGAGGTCATCACTCTTCTTACCGGAGATGCGGCGGAGGTCCTCAGGACGCTGGAGCCGCCTTTTGATTTTATTTTTATGGATGCGGCAAAGGGCCAGTATATTCATTTCCTGGACGAGGTCCTGCGGCTGCTGCCGGTGGGAGGAGTCCTGGTTTCAGATAATGTACTCCAGGACGGAGACGTCATTGAATCGCGCTATGCTGTCACCAGAAGGAATCGTACTATTCACGCGAGGATGCGGGAATATCTTTATGCGCTGAAGCATATGGACTGCCTGGAGACTGCGGTCATACCCATTGGAGACGGAGTCACTGTCAGCACAAAGCTTTTGTAA
- the era gene encoding GTPase Era: MERQKKSGFVALIGRPNVGKSTLMNHLIGQKIAITSDKPQTTRNRIQTVYTDDRGQIVFLDTPGIHKAKNKLGEYMVGAAERTLKEVDVILWLVEPSSYIGAGEQHILDILKQVKTPVVLAINKIDTVEKEKVLAYIDTYRKAYPFSEIIPVSALKGANLDTVLEVLMKYLPCGPLYYDEETVTDQPMRQIAAEIIREKALRCLKDEIPHGIAVTIESMKERQNGLYDIEAEIVCERDSHKGIIIGKGGAMLKKIGSSARYDIEKMMDARVNLKLWVKVRKEWRDNDLYLKNYGYHKDM, translated from the coding sequence ATGGAACGACAGAAAAAATCGGGATTCGTGGCATTGATAGGACGCCCGAATGTGGGGAAATCCACTCTTATGAATCATTTGATCGGACAGAAGATCGCCATTACTTCCGATAAACCCCAGACGACCAGGAACCGGATCCAGACCGTTTATACGGATGACAGGGGACAGATCGTATTTTTGGACACGCCCGGCATACACAAGGCGAAAAATAAGCTGGGAGAATATATGGTGGGCGCCGCGGAGCGGACGCTTAAAGAGGTGGATGTGATCCTGTGGCTGGTGGAGCCTTCTTCCTATATCGGCGCCGGGGAGCAGCACATTCTGGACATTTTGAAACAGGTAAAAACACCGGTGGTGCTGGCCATCAATAAGATTGACACGGTAGAAAAGGAAAAGGTGCTGGCTTATATCGACACATACCGAAAGGCTTATCCTTTTTCTGAGATCATTCCGGTATCGGCTCTGAAAGGCGCCAACCTGGATACCGTGCTGGAGGTACTGATGAAATATCTGCCCTGCGGTCCCTTATACTACGATGAGGAAACTGTGACTGACCAGCCCATGAGACAGATCGCGGCGGAAATCATCAGAGAGAAGGCGCTCCGCTGTCTGAAGGATGAGATACCCCATGGCATAGCCGTCACCATTGAGTCGATGAAGGAACGGCAGAACGGTCTTTATGATATCGAGGCAGAAATTGTCTGTGAGCGGGATTCCCATAAGGGAATCATCATCGGCAAGGGCGGAGCGATGCTGAAAAAAATAGGCAGCAGCGCCCGGTATGATATAGAGAAGATGATGGACGCCAGGGTGAACCTGAAGCTTTGGGTGAAGGTTCGCAAGGAATGGCGGGACAATGACCTGTATCTCAAAAACTATGGATATCACAAGGATATGTAG
- a CDS encoding YdcF family protein, translating into MNILLGVVALLSVIYYGMIVSYAGIQASFSGFWLILGILAGALAVLLSMKKIHMTFRHFPLWIKVPVRTTIVLGILCFAAVEGFIVFHMFSSPEEPVDYLIVLGAQVRGDTVTKSLKYRLDTAADYLEEHPDTRVIVTGGKGPGENISEAAAMRNYLMDRGIDKKRIVLERYATNTVQNLLYSKSLLVSNKTSVGVVTNSFHVFRSVSIARKLGMENVTGIAAESDKLLLPNYMVREFFAVVKDKFLGNI; encoded by the coding sequence ATGAACATACTTCTTGGGGTGGTCGCACTCCTGTCTGTCATCTATTATGGCATGATCGTGAGCTATGCCGGCATTCAGGCCTCTTTTTCGGGATTCTGGCTGATATTGGGGATTCTGGCAGGAGCCCTGGCAGTTCTGCTCAGCATGAAGAAAATCCATATGACTTTCCGTCATTTCCCGCTGTGGATAAAAGTTCCGGTTCGCACGACCATTGTGCTGGGAATCCTGTGCTTTGCGGCGGTGGAAGGATTTATCGTATTCCATATGTTTTCTTCTCCGGAAGAACCGGTGGATTATCTGATCGTGCTGGGAGCTCAGGTACGCGGGGATACGGTCACAAAATCTTTGAAATACCGGCTGGATACGGCGGCCGATTATCTGGAGGAGCATCCGGATACCAGGGTGATCGTCACCGGAGGAAAGGGACCGGGAGAAAATATTTCCGAGGCCGCGGCCATGCGGAATTATCTGATGGACAGAGGAATCGATAAAAAACGGATCGTGCTGGAACGGTATGCCACCAACACGGTGCAGAATCTGCTGTACAGCAAATCGCTGCTGGTCAGCAACAAGACTTCTGTGGGAGTGGTGACCAACAGCTTCCATGTATTCCGTTCTGTGAGCATTGCAAGAAAGCTGGGCATGGAGAATGTGACAGGCATTGCCGCCGAGTCAGACAAGCTGCTTCTGCCCAATTATATGGTACGGGAATTTTTCGCAGTAGTAAAAGATAAATTCTTGGGGAATATTTAA
- a CDS encoding glycine--tRNA ligase, producing the protein MEKTMEKIVALAKSRGFVYPGSEIYGGLANTWDYGNLGVELKNNVKRAWWQKFVQENPYNVGVDCAILMNSQTWVASGHLGGFSDPLMDCKSCKERFRADKLIEDYMDANGIAVEGSVDGWTQEQMKTYIDEHDIVCPRCGKKDFTDIRQFNLMFKTFQGVTEDAKNTVYLRPETAQGIFVNFKNVQRTSRKKIPFGIGQIGKSFRNEITPGNFTFRTREFEQMELEFFCAPGTDLEWFSYWKSYCIDWLKALGMKEEEMRARDHSPEELCFYSKATTDLEFLFPFGWGELWGIADRTDYDLTQHQNTSGEDMGYFDDEKKEKYIPYVIEPSLGADRVTLAFLCSAYDEETLEGGDVRTVLHFHPALAPVKIGILPLSKKLNDGAFKVYEELSKKYNCEFDDRGNIGKRYRRQDEIGTPFCVTYDFDSENDNAVTVRDRDSMDQVRVPIAELKTYFEDKFTF; encoded by the coding sequence ATGGAAAAGACGATGGAGAAGATTGTGGCCCTGGCCAAATCCCGCGGTTTTGTATATCCCGGTTCGGAGATATACGGCGGTCTGGCCAATACCTGGGATTACGGCAATCTCGGCGTTGAGCTTAAGAACAACGTGAAACGGGCATGGTGGCAGAAATTTGTCCAGGAAAACCCCTACAATGTGGGTGTGGACTGTGCTATTCTGATGAATTCCCAGACCTGGGTTGCTTCCGGCCATCTGGGCGGTTTCAGCGATCCGCTCATGGATTGTAAAAGCTGCAAAGAGCGTTTCCGTGCGGATAAGCTGATAGAGGATTACATGGATGCCAACGGCATCGCAGTAGAAGGTTCCGTGGACGGATGGACACAGGAACAGATGAAGACATATATTGACGAGCATGATATCGTTTGTCCTCGCTGCGGCAAGAAAGATTTTACGGATATCCGCCAGTTCAACCTGATGTTCAAGACCTTCCAGGGGGTCACGGAAGATGCTAAGAATACGGTGTATCTCCGACCGGAGACAGCGCAGGGCATTTTCGTGAATTTTAAAAATGTACAGCGTACCTCCAGAAAGAAGATTCCTTTTGGTATAGGCCAGATTGGGAAATCCTTCAGGAATGAAATAACTCCCGGCAATTTCACGTTTCGTACGAGGGAGTTTGAACAGATGGAGCTGGAATTCTTCTGCGCTCCGGGTACGGACCTGGAGTGGTTCTCCTATTGGAAGTCTTATTGCATCGACTGGCTGAAAGCCCTGGGCATGAAAGAAGAGGAGATGCGCGCCAGAGATCATTCTCCGGAAGAACTCTGCTTCTATTCCAAGGCGACCACTGACCTGGAGTTTTTGTTCCCCTTCGGATGGGGCGAGCTTTGGGGCATAGCCGACAGGACGGATTATGATCTGACTCAGCACCAGAATACTTCCGGAGAGGACATGGGATATTTTGATGATGAGAAGAAAGAGAAATATATTCCCTATGTAATCGAGCCTTCTCTTGGGGCGGATCGTGTCACGCTTGCATTTTTATGCAGCGCATATGATGAGGAAACCTTGGAGGGCGGAGATGTCCGCACGGTTCTTCATTTCCATCCGGCTCTCGCGCCTGTGAAGATTGGCATCCTTCCGCTTTCCAAAAAGCTGAATGACGGCGCTTTCAAGGTATATGAGGAGCTTTCTAAAAAATACAACTGTGAATTTGACGACAGAGGGAATATCGGCAAGCGTTACAGGAGACAGGATGAGATTGGCACGCCGTTCTGCGTGACCTATGACTTTGATTCTGAAAATGACAATGCCGTGACTGTCCGTGACCGTGATTCCATGGATCAGGTGCGTGTGCCGATCGCGGAATTGAAAACGTATTTTGAGGATAAATTCACGTTTTAA
- a CDS encoding insulinase family protein translates to MKISDFNAYEKIKEKDIEELNSGAVVLRHKKSGARIFLLSNEDENKVFAVGFRTPVSDNTGVPHIMEHSVLCGSEKFPVKDPFVELVKGSLNTFLNAMTYSDKTVYPVASCNDKDFQNLMDVYLDAVFQPNIYHNEMIFKQEGWHYELENEEGPLALNGVVYNEMKGVFSSPESVLDRYIRKVLFPDTAYRFESGGDPEEIPELTYEQFLEFHRTYYHPSNSYIYLYGNMDMEEKLRFLDEEYLSHYEARTVDSEIAMQKEFTPESEYEIFYPVTEEESEEGKTYLSVNTVVGTDLDARLYVAFQILEYALLSAPGAPLKQALIDAGIGTDIYGGYDSGVLQPVFSVIAKNTEKKKKEQFLSVIRKTLETLAEEGIDEKSLEAGINYYEFKYREADFGPYPKGLMYGLQCFDSWLYDENDPFMHLEFWESFDYLKKHRKDGYFEALIMDYLLNNLHQAVIILSPKKGLDREREEKQMDALAKKLDSMKAEERRALVRQTEELKEYQQEPSSREALETIPMLSRADIGKEAARLTCQEKEEAGVPVLHTELFTSGIGYLRLAFDAGMTAPEDWPYLGFLKAVLGMVNTERHSYLELFNEINIETGGINTSLGSYPVLKDLGSFRLSFDFTAKAFYDKIGKAFGFIDEILHTSIVEDEKRIYELAARMRSRMKERLLAGGHSTAVLRAGSYHSAAAAFGEATSGIDYYRFLERLENEFEKEKETLFRKLRELMEKIFRKENLFISFTADGTGYESFKMELPGFLNRLSGGNDNKGFPLRTVSPEVISLEQKNEGFKASSQVQYVARCGNFRDAGYSYTGALRILQVILSYDYLWTQVRVKGGAYGVMSGFGRSGDGYFVSYRDPNLGKTSQVFEGVPEYLRNFQVDERDMTKYIIGTISSMDTPMNPSAKGGRDMMMYLSGITQEMLQKERDQVIGAGEEDIRALAGITQAVLDTGDICAVGNDGKIEAERQLFKETKRLF, encoded by the coding sequence ATGAAAATAAGCGATTTTAATGCTTACGAAAAGATAAAAGAGAAGGATATAGAAGAACTGAATTCCGGGGCGGTGGTGCTCCGCCATAAAAAGAGCGGCGCACGGATATTTCTGCTGTCCAATGAAGATGAAAATAAGGTATTTGCAGTCGGTTTCCGGACGCCGGTTTCCGACAATACCGGCGTCCCTCACATTATGGAGCATTCGGTGCTCTGCGGTTCGGAAAAATTTCCGGTAAAGGATCCGTTTGTGGAGCTGGTGAAGGGATCTTTGAATACCTTTCTCAATGCCATGACTTATTCAGACAAGACGGTATATCCGGTGGCCAGCTGCAACGACAAGGATTTTCAGAACCTTATGGATGTCTATCTGGATGCGGTATTCCAACCCAATATCTATCACAACGAGATGATATTCAAGCAGGAAGGCTGGCATTATGAGCTGGAGAATGAAGAAGGCCCTCTCGCTTTGAATGGGGTAGTATATAACGAGATGAAGGGAGTGTTTTCCTCGCCTGAAAGTGTACTGGACCGGTATATCCGCAAGGTCCTGTTCCCGGATACTGCCTACCGGTTTGAATCCGGCGGGGATCCGGAGGAGATTCCGGAACTCACCTATGAGCAGTTCCTGGAGTTTCACCGCACGTATTATCATCCTTCCAACAGCTATATTTATCTTTATGGAAATATGGACATGGAAGAGAAGCTCCGATTCCTGGATGAAGAATATCTGAGCCATTATGAAGCGCGGACAGTGGATTCGGAAATCGCCATGCAGAAGGAATTCACACCTGAGAGCGAATACGAGATCTTTTATCCCGTCACAGAAGAGGAAAGTGAGGAAGGGAAGACGTACCTCTCGGTGAACACCGTGGTGGGCACGGATTTGGACGCCAGACTTTATGTGGCTTTCCAGATTCTGGAGTATGCTCTTTTGTCCGCTCCCGGGGCGCCGCTCAAGCAGGCTCTGATTGATGCAGGCATTGGTACGGACATCTATGGAGGATATGACAGCGGCGTTTTGCAGCCGGTATTTTCTGTTATCGCGAAAAACACGGAGAAGAAGAAAAAGGAACAGTTCCTCTCTGTGATCAGGAAAACATTGGAGACGCTCGCTGAAGAGGGAATTGATGAAAAATCCCTGGAGGCCGGCATCAATTACTATGAATTCAAATACCGGGAAGCCGATTTCGGCCCCTATCCAAAGGGCCTTATGTATGGTCTGCAGTGCTTTGACAGCTGGCTTTACGATGAGAATGACCCGTTCATGCACCTGGAGTTTTGGGAAAGCTTCGATTATCTGAAAAAGCACCGGAAGGACGGATATTTTGAAGCGCTGATCATGGATTATCTGCTGAACAACCTGCATCAGGCCGTCATCATCCTGTCCCCGAAAAAAGGACTGGATAGAGAACGGGAAGAAAAACAGATGGATGCCCTGGCAAAAAAGCTGGACTCCATGAAGGCGGAAGAAAGAAGAGCATTGGTCCGCCAGACAGAGGAGCTGAAGGAATATCAGCAGGAGCCTTCTTCCAGGGAAGCCCTGGAAACAATCCCCATGCTTTCCAGAGCGGATATCGGAAAAGAGGCGGCCCGCCTGACCTGTCAGGAAAAAGAGGAAGCAGGAGTCCCTGTCCTTCACACGGAGCTTTTTACCAGCGGCATCGGTTATCTGAGGCTTGCCTTTGACGCGGGAATGACGGCCCCGGAGGATTGGCCGTATCTAGGCTTTCTGAAGGCAGTGCTGGGGATGGTGAATACAGAGCGGCACTCTTATCTGGAGCTGTTCAATGAGATCAACATCGAGACCGGCGGGATCAATACCAGCCTTGGCAGCTACCCGGTTCTTAAGGATCTTGGGAGCTTCCGGTTATCCTTTGACTTTACGGCGAAGGCCTTTTATGACAAGATAGGGAAAGCCTTTGGGTTCATAGATGAGATTCTGCATACTTCCATCGTAGAGGATGAAAAGCGCATATATGAGCTGGCTGCGAGGATGCGTTCCAGGATGAAGGAACGGCTTTTGGCGGGAGGCCATTCCACGGCAGTCCTCCGGGCCGGGTCTTATCATTCTGCCGCAGCGGCTTTTGGGGAGGCCACATCCGGGATTGATTATTACCGGTTCCTAGAACGGCTGGAGAATGAATTTGAAAAAGAAAAAGAAACACTGTTCCGGAAGCTTCGTGAGCTTATGGAGAAGATTTTCCGGAAGGAAAACCTGTTTATCAGCTTTACCGCCGACGGCACAGGATATGAGAGCTTTAAAATGGAACTGCCGGGCTTCTTAAACCGGCTTTCCGGCGGAAACGATAATAAGGGATTTCCCCTCCGCACGGTGAGCCCGGAGGTGATCTCTCTGGAACAGAAGAATGAAGGCTTCAAGGCGTCATCCCAGGTTCAGTATGTGGCAAGATGCGGGAATTTCAGAGACGCAGGCTATTCTTATACCGGCGCTCTGAGGATTCTCCAGGTGATTCTGAGCTATGATTATCTGTGGACCCAGGTCCGGGTAAAGGGCGGAGCGTATGGCGTGATGAGCGGTTTCGGCCGTTCGGGAGACGGCTATTTCGTATCCTACCGGGATCCGAATCTGGGAAAGACAAGCCAGGTATTTGAAGGAGTTCCGGAATATCTGAGGAATTTCCAGGTGGATGAGCGGGATATGACTAAATATATAATCGGAACCATCAGCAGCATGGACACTCCGATGAACCCTTCGGCAAAGGGCGGACGGGATATGATGATGTATCTTTCCGGAATCACCCAGGAGATGCTGCAGAAAGAAAGAGATCAGGTCATCGGCGCCGGAGAGGAGGATATCCGGGCGCTCGCGGGAATCACTCAGGCAGTCCTGGATACGGGGGACATTTGCGCTGTGGGAAATGACGGTAAGATAGAGGCAGAAAGGCAGCTGTTTAAAGAGACGAAGCGTTTATTCTGA
- a CDS encoding peptidase U32 family protein: MKKPELLIPASSLEVLRTAVIFGADAVYIGGEAFGLRAKAKNFSLEEMAEGISFAHERGAKVYVTANILAHNEDLPQVRKYFRELKKIGPDALIISDPGVYAIAMEEVPEIERHISTQANNTNYGTYRFWYEKGAKRVVSARELSLEEIREIRKNIPEDLEIETFIHGAMCISYSGRCLLSNFFTGRDANRGACTHPCRWNYSVVEESRPGEYFPVYENERGSFIFNSKDLCMIEHMPDILTAGIDSLKVEGRMKTALYVAAVARTYRRAIDDYFLSEETYQNHMEWYREEIRKCTTRPFTTGFFYGKPGKEAQIYDSSTYDQESIYLGIVGEDAGEERFFMEQKNKFSLGETIEIMKPSGENLEVQVEGIFDEDGSPQESAPHARQKLMVKLSHIPEKYDILRKRAGLHKSVLRG; encoded by the coding sequence TTGAAGAAACCAGAATTACTGATACCGGCCAGCAGCCTGGAGGTCCTTAGGACGGCTGTGATATTTGGAGCAGACGCCGTATATATCGGCGGAGAAGCATTCGGCCTCCGGGCAAAGGCAAAAAATTTTTCTCTGGAAGAGATGGCGGAAGGTATTTCGTTTGCCCATGAACGGGGGGCAAAGGTATATGTCACGGCGAATATACTTGCCCACAACGAGGACCTGCCACAGGTGCGGAAGTACTTCAGGGAATTGAAAAAGATAGGACCGGACGCGCTGATCATTTCTGACCCGGGAGTATATGCCATCGCAATGGAGGAAGTGCCGGAAATAGAACGGCATATCAGTACCCAGGCTAATAATACCAACTATGGAACATATCGGTTCTGGTATGAGAAGGGAGCGAAGAGGGTGGTATCTGCCAGAGAGCTTTCTCTGGAGGAGATTAGGGAAATCCGGAAGAACATCCCGGAGGATCTGGAGATTGAGACGTTCATTCATGGGGCCATGTGTATTTCCTATTCCGGCCGGTGCCTGCTCAGCAACTTTTTTACGGGAAGGGACGCTAACCGGGGGGCATGTACCCACCCCTGCCGCTGGAATTATTCGGTCGTGGAGGAGAGCCGCCCGGGAGAATATTTCCCCGTTTATGAAAATGAGCGCGGCAGCTTTATTTTCAACTCGAAGGATCTTTGCATGATAGAACATATGCCCGACATCCTGACGGCTGGGATCGACAGCCTGAAGGTGGAAGGAAGGATGAAGACGGCTCTCTATGTGGCTGCCGTGGCCAGAACATACCGGAGAGCCATAGACGATTATTTTCTGTCAGAGGAGACGTATCAAAACCATATGGAGTGGTATAGGGAGGAGATACGAAAATGCACCACCAGGCCGTTTACCACCGGCTTTTTTTATGGAAAGCCGGGAAAGGAAGCGCAGATTTACGACAGCAGTACGTATGACCAGGAATCTATCTATCTGGGAATTGTCGGAGAGGACGCGGGAGAAGAAAGATTTTTCATGGAACAGAAAAACAAGTTTTCTCTGGGCGAGACCATTGAGATCATGAAGCCTTCCGGAGAAAATTTAGAGGTGCAGGTGGAGGGGATCTTTGACGAGGACGGCAGTCCCCAGGAGAGCGCGCCCCATGCGAGGCAGAAGCTAATGGTAAAACTTTCCCATATTCCGGAGAAGTATGATATACTGAGGAAAAGAGCGGGTTTGCATAAGAGTGTTTTGAGAGGGTAA
- a CDS encoding amino acid ABC transporter permease, with amino-acid sequence MGILNWFAEAGAKFSVAFLENDRYIAYLKGFGTTLYVSFFAVLVGVVIGLVLAVVKYMAVRKKSFRPLGWIANIYITIIRGTPVYVQMMIIYYIIFNVRGFPAFLSGIICFGINSSAYVAEIIRAGIEAVDRGQAEAGRSLGLSEMQTMKSIIMPQAVKNILPALGNEFIVLIKETAIIGGIAVLDVTKAAMNVGAKTYDYLTPLLIAAFMYLIVVILLTKLLSMFERRLAKSDRR; translated from the coding sequence TTGGGTATCTTGAACTGGTTTGCGGAAGCAGGCGCCAAATTTTCCGTGGCGTTTTTGGAAAACGATAGATACATCGCATATTTAAAGGGCTTCGGTACGACTCTGTACGTTTCCTTCTTTGCCGTGCTTGTGGGAGTGGTCATCGGCCTGGTTCTGGCAGTTGTAAAATATATGGCGGTCAGAAAAAAGAGCTTCAGACCTTTGGGATGGATCGCCAACATATATATCACCATCATCCGCGGGACTCCCGTGTATGTGCAGATGATGATCATTTATTATATCATATTCAACGTCAGAGGATTTCCGGCATTCCTATCCGGTATCATCTGTTTCGGAATCAATTCCAGCGCGTATGTTGCGGAGATCATCCGGGCCGGCATCGAGGCGGTGGACAGAGGGCAGGCGGAGGCTGGACGTTCTCTGGGTCTCAGCGAGATGCAGACCATGAAATCGATCATCATGCCTCAGGCTGTAAAAAATATCCTTCCGGCTTTGGGAAATGAGTTCATCGTGCTGATCAAGGAGACGGCCATCATTGGAGGCATTGCGGTATTGGATGTGACGAAAGCGGCCATGAACGTAGGAGCGAAAACCTACGACTACCTGACGCCCCTTCTGATCGCGGCGTTCATGTATCTGATCGTGGTCATCCTTTTGACCAAGCTTCTCAGCATGTTTGAAAGGAGGCTGGCAAAGAGTGATAGACGTTAA
- the recO gene encoding DNA repair protein RecO has translation MERTFSDFGSDNLLKVTGLVLSAAPIGEYDKRVVILTRERGKLHAFAKGARRQNSPLISGTRPFCFGSFSLYEGRSSYTLKQLEITNYFEEVTSEVDYVYLGYYFLEFADYYSRENGDEFSTLKLLYQALRALSRESLDNRLVRLVYELRMMTMNGDFDGACFKGLGDAGRYAVDFIINTPVEKLFTFAVSGRVLAELTKAVAENKIRFLDREFKSEQVLNSINIILS, from the coding sequence ATGGAACGGACGTTTTCAGATTTTGGTTCGGATAACCTGCTAAAGGTGACTGGGCTGGTTCTGTCTGCCGCGCCGATCGGGGAATATGATAAACGGGTGGTGATCCTGACCAGAGAACGGGGGAAGCTCCATGCGTTTGCGAAAGGGGCCAGGAGACAAAACAGCCCGCTGATCTCCGGCACCAGGCCGTTTTGCTTCGGGAGCTTCAGCCTGTATGAAGGGCGCAGCTCTTATACGCTTAAACAGCTGGAGATCACCAACTATTTTGAAGAAGTCACTTCAGAAGTGGATTATGTATATCTGGGATATTATTTTCTGGAATTTGCGGATTATTATTCCAGGGAAAACGGAGACGAATTTTCGACTCTCAAGCTTTTATATCAGGCGCTGCGGGCCTTGTCCAGGGAAAGCCTGGACAACAGGCTGGTGCGCCTTGTTTATGAACTGCGGATGATGACCATGAACGGGGATTTCGACGGAGCGTGCTTTAAGGGGCTTGGCGATGCAGGCCGGTACGCGGTGGATTTTATCATCAATACTCCGGTGGAGAAGCTTTTTACCTTTGCGGTCTCCGGCCGGGTCCTTGCCGAGCTCACAAAGGCGGTGGCGGAGAATAAAATCCGGTTTTTGGATCGGGAGTTCAAATCTGAACAAGTATTAAACAGTATAAATATCATACTTTCGTAA
- a CDS encoding ABC transporter substrate-binding protein, with product MKKAAAVLLAGLMVFSMAACGNKEEKKETTKAAGKETTKAAGTETTKAAEGSEGESKDSGKLIMATEAGFAPYEYTEDGETVMGVDVDIAQEIAKAMGKELEVQNMTFDGALLAVQQGKVDFAAAGISISPDREKQMDFSIEYTTSKQVVVVNKNANRVASVDDLTADTVVGVQTGTVADIYCQDDLGTKDLKQYGKFMEAAMDLKNDKIDCIIMDALPAEEMVKENDDLAVLDKEVFTDRYAIAVKKGNTELLEQINEVLQKLVDEGKVEEFIVNHTTK from the coding sequence ATGAAAAAAGCAGCAGCAGTTTTATTGGCAGGTTTGATGGTATTCTCCATGGCAGCCTGCGGAAACAAGGAAGAGAAGAAAGAGACGACGAAGGCAGCAGGGAAAGAGACGACAAAGGCGGCCGGAACAGAGACGACGAAGGCGGCGGAGGGTTCGGAAGGTGAGAGCAAAGACAGCGGAAAGCTGATCATGGCCACAGAAGCAGGCTTCGCTCCTTATGAGTACACCGAAGACGGCGAGACGGTAATGGGTGTGGACGTGGACATCGCTCAGGAGATTGCCAAAGCCATGGGAAAAGAGCTGGAGGTCCAGAATATGACCTTTGACGGAGCGCTTCTGGCAGTTCAGCAGGGCAAGGTAGACTTCGCGGCAGCCGGAATTTCCATCTCACCCGACCGGGAAAAGCAGATGGATTTTTCCATCGAATATACGACGTCCAAGCAGGTGGTCGTAGTCAATAAAAATGCGAACAGGGTGGCGTCTGTGGATGATCTGACGGCCGATACCGTAGTGGGTGTTCAGACGGGTACTGTGGCTGATATTTACTGCCAGGATGATCTGGGGACGAAAGATCTGAAGCAGTACGGCAAGTTTATGGAAGCCGCCATGGACCTGAAAAACGATAAGATTGACTGTATCATCATGGACGCTCTGCCTGCAGAGGAGATGGTGAAGGAAAACGACGATCTGGCAGTCCTCGATAAGGAAGTGTTCACCGACAGATATGCGATTGCCGTTAAAAAAGGAAATACGGAGCTTTTGGAACAGATCAACGAAGTGCTCCAGAAGCTGGTGGATGAAGGAAAGGTTGAGGAATTCATTGTCAACCACACCACGAAGTAA
- a CDS encoding endolytic transglycosylase MltG, translated as MKLRIFGIIFKIALAAAVISLVLLISVKAYGFGKAVFDEKPGTAENPVSVTVEVKEGDGIRQVAALLRQEGLIESTLVFTVQKYFYDSVILPGTYRLNSNMTGKNILDVLSGAAVDTEEDS; from the coding sequence ATGAAGCTGCGTATCTTCGGCATTATATTTAAGATCGCTCTGGCGGCAGCGGTGATATCCCTTGTCCTGTTGATATCTGTGAAAGCATATGGCTTTGGAAAAGCTGTGTTTGATGAAAAGCCGGGAACCGCGGAGAATCCGGTGTCCGTCACCGTCGAGGTGAAGGAAGGCGACGGCATCCGCCAGGTAGCGGCTTTGCTTCGGCAGGAAGGGCTTATTGAAAGTACGCTTGTTTTCACGGTCCAGAAATATTTTTATGATAGCGTCATACTGCCCGGCACGTATCGTCTGAATTCCAATATGACGGGTAAGAACATCCTGGATGTCCTTTCCGGCGCTGCCGTGGATACAGAGGAAGATTCATGA